The Neofelis nebulosa isolate mNeoNeb1 chromosome 1, mNeoNeb1.pri, whole genome shotgun sequence sequence AAATGAAGATTCAAGAAGAAAATTCTAACTGGGTATAGAAAAAACATATACACCATAAGCAACCGGTCATTATCACGTGTATGTAGCGTGACAACCATATCTAGTAAACCCTCAAGAGGTAAGCACTTGTATTTAGCAATGTCAGTTTTGTATGATTTAGTCTCTGTTTCTGAACATTCCCTTACGTAGTGTGACAGAAACAAAGACTGGAGCGTGGttcacagagaaacacagaacaaATACAAATATCCTAATAAAATAACCATGTATACCACTGCTTAGGGAAATATTTTAGACGAAATATACTTTCACTACTGGCCCCAAATGCCATCATTCACTTATGTTATTTAACTGTAAacttttaatacaaaaatacCTTTAAGCTGATAATAACATTTAGTGACTTACAAAAACTGACAATATTTCAATGCTACACAAAACAGTTCTATACACAACTTAAAGTTTTAAAGTCCTTTGCTGGCACTTGATTTTATAGTTGATAGACACAATATCTACTGATCTCAATAAAATACTGTTCTTAGCTTACACATATTTTCAAAACGAATATTATCTCATTAAACAGCAAAGAATAATCACATTTTGCTGACAAATCTCAGATGAACACTAAAATTGTACAGCCCAAGTATTTTAAGAATCACATAAACTTTTTAAGACAATGGATACAAATTTACACAATCGTCTCCAGTGAAAAAGAGGATTATTCCTCTGATTCTGTGAAGCATGTATCAAGTATAGGTCAAAAATGTGAAGCGACAAAGcaagttagttttgtttttgttttttttaaggtttctcaATGACTGGTGACACTACTAGAACAGATGGAAAACTGGTCACTGTTtgcaaatacacattttatattacaaatttaaaacaaatttctttccAAACAGTAGAATCCTGTTTGTGTTTGCTTCGTTTTTACTTTTAGTGAGCTTACTGCCATTCTGCACATCATTACAAATGAAATCACCAGTCACATTAAACATATAcgctttctttgtttctcttcttcacaCAGGGGAGGTAACTAAGCTAAAACCTGGCAAACTATATTTAAATTAGAACACATTTTGTAATAACCCACTAATTTAAAGTTGTGGAAACCTACTACCCTGTTCTGAAGGAAAATATATACTTTCAAAACCCCACCTGGTAATTCCTAGCCAgtaagttttctattttaaaaatcaaaattcaagTCACAGTACTTGTGGCACGAAACAGAATATAAGATTTAAGAACAGAAGACTAAATTAGTATAATCAAACATAAACATACCAAACAATCAAATCAATATAGGACTTCTAGAACAGTAAATTATTAAATAGGTTGATTTCTTTGAGTGTATAAACTCCCTAACATTAAATATGTTAGTATTTCAAACAATACCCTTTCTGAACCAAACCTGAAATTAAtcaacctgttttgttttgttgttttcccaGCAAAGAGAAAGGGTATCTCTTTAAGACACTTTCCAAAGCAGTAAAAACACCGTAGTGTTTCAACCTGTCTACAACAAATTCTGATCCTGTGCATTTCACTGAGGAGCTacctgaacccacaaatcatCATCAGATAGAGAACTTGAACTTCCTGACTCAGAGTCCAGCTCACTGAATCCACCTAAATCCCATTCAGTACTGGATTCACTCGGCACATCTTCTTCCTCCGTGAGGAAACTGTGACCAGGCTCGAGGCAGGAAGGATAAACACGAGCTGACAGGCAGAAGAAGTTGGAATCAAACTGGAAGAGGCCTAACGTGGTACCTATGTTAATCCACTGGTCTCCCCTAGTGTCATATTCATACACGGTCACCCGGTTCTTCTTCCACTGTGGGGTGCGCGACGTGATCAGCAACAGTTTTTGGCCGTGATTGATTATCCGGTAGTTGTTGGTCTCCGACACCAAGGGAATATTATTGATCTGCCTCCACTCTCCTCTGACTGGATTGTAGACCTTCATGACTGGGATGTCACAGATACAGTAGATCTCGTCGTTGAAGACACAGGCTTCCTGAAAGTCATTGCGCTTCAGAGAAACACACTTCAGCCACATATTGTGGCTAGGATCGTAGCAGAACATGCGCTTGCTGTTGAGAGCATAAAGATAGTTCTGAATTACCATTAGATCGAAGGATATAAAAGAATGGGGTAGCGGAGCCACCAGTGCCCACTGGTTTCTCTGAACACTGTAGCATTCCACTTCCTTCAATTTAACGCCGGTAATCGGGTCTCGCCCACCCAAGATGTAGATGTAGCCATTGAGGTAGGCCACATCCATGCCCTCGCGACACAGCAGGCGGTCGGCAAGCTGCTGCCAACTATTCTGGGCTGGCTTATACACCCACAGGTCTTTCCGGGGCTGGGCAGCCAGGTAGATGTCATGGTctggagagacacagacagctaAGGTGGTTACAGTCCTGGTGTGAGCAAGGCAGGTCAGAGGTGACGGCACTTTGTAAATATCTCCGGTGTACGGATCACAGCACAGAAAGGGATCCCTAGGATGTCCAAAGAAGATCACCATCTTCTTAGCGCACACACCCAGCCTCTGGGGCGGATTTTCTGATGTAGGTACCATAgagctgctgctgctactgccgcagccgctgccgccgccgccgccgccactgctgttgccgctgccgctgccgccgctgccgccgccaccgccgctaGTGCCGCTGCCGCTGCTGCCGCCACTGCTCTCTGGCTTCGGCACCAGAGACTTGCACAACTTGTCACCGTATCGCATCTGCAGGGCCCCTTCGATAAGGTCCAGACAGTACTTCTTCACAATGGTGTTGGTCAGCAGCCCTTCCAGGTAGTCCTTAttttcatctgtgaagtgggtcCAGCGGACACACTTGAAGACTTCCGCAGCGTTGGGACCGCGCTCCTTGGGAGACGCTTCCAACCACTGCACTGCCACATGACACACGGTCTGCTCAAGCTCTATGTTTAGACTATCAAGGCGCAGGATAGACAGCAACTGGGCGAGGGTCAGGTCTGCCAGAGTCTCTTCCCGAATCGAACCCATCTGGCTGAGCTGCTTGAAGTTGTGGGCGATGAAGGACTGGGCCTGTGATCGCAGTTTGCGATGGCCGAAGGCGTCGGCAAACTTAAAGATGGCGGTGCAATTGGCCAGGTCAAGGCGGCGGGCTAGGAAGGAGGCACAAGCTTCCCGCACGTACTCGAGCTGCAACATGTCAGAGGCCGCGTAAAGGCGTTCCACGTTGGCTTCACTCAAGGATACACGACCTGTGTAGCAGTAGTCGACCAGCACCTCGAAGGACTCGGCATCCACATCATGCATGGTCACATTCGCCTGGTGGCTCTCGTACATGCCACCTGTGAACATGCTCTTGAAGTAGGGACACGCGGCAGCCAGCACGTTACGGTTGCAGGGGAAGAGGCGGCCGGTGCCAGGCCCGCTGCCAGGTGTCACCACCTCGATGGTCACATCACATAACAGCCGCGCGTCGTAGAAAGACTTCAGCTGCGCCAGCAGGGCTGCAGAATGAGCCGTGTCCTTCAGCTCCTCCGGGCCCGTGAAAAAAGCCGAAACCGTGGGCTTGTGAACCCTCTTGGGCCGCTTCCCACCGCGGGGACTGGCCAGGCGGCGAGAGCGCGGAGCTTCTTCCCGGGACTGCATGGTGGAGATGGCGGCGGGGTACGAGGGCGAGAACGGGTGCAAGGACCGGGCTCTGGCTCCTCCTCGCCCTCTTCTCGCTGGCGCTAGATCGCGGTGTCTCCGGAGAGACTGCAGCACGGGTCCATTTACCTAATTCAGTCTTATGCCGCAGTGCCGCCTCCCTTTATCACGTAGCCAGCGCCTGACTCACCCCTTTCCAGTTCCGCGCCCTTTCTCCGCCTCAGCTCGCTTTACAGAACCCGCTGGACGGAACCGAGATCCGCCACTGCCGCGCTGGCAATACCGGTAGGCGTCCAAGAGGACTACGGTTCCCAGGCTGCCTTTCGCGCCTTGAGGCATGCCGGGACCCTCCAGACTCCAGGGGATAGGCGGACGGACCGAAGCCGCTGTGCATTTTGGGGGTAGTAGTTTCAATAGTATCGCGAGATTTATCAGCCGTTCATTGTTTCGGGTGACGGAATTAGAAATCGCTAATTTTCTTTCGTTCTGTTTTATGGTTTAGAACTTTGGATTTGGAATCCAGATGAGACGCCGGATCTGTATTTGTCAATTGTTTGGCTTTGCTCTCAGaactagttttaaaaatgtgaagaacaACAGTATATCATAGCCCGATGTGACGACGACATGAATTGCGTAGGTTAAATAGGATgctctgaataaatatttgcggATTAGGTTAATAAAGTGCTTACGCAGTGTCTATAATGTAAGGGTTAGATAGGTTTTAGCTTTTCTTCTACCATTTGTGAAAAATCAAGCACCTACTCATTTGAAATCAGGAGCCTggaggaaaaaattcaaaatgctgCAGGTTTCTGCAGAGATTCCACCCCCTCACCCTGCCACCCCCGCCTTTTAATAtctctttttctccaaatattgtttcaggtgtacaatataacggttcaataattctatacattaatgGCTCGGTGCTCATTAagacaagtgtactcttaatcccctttatctctTTCACCATCaccccacaccccgcccccccttccctggcaaccaccagtttgttctctatatttaagtctgtgttttgttttgttttttttttgctgttgtttgtctcttttttttctttatctgttaataacgattttatttttaagatcagTTTTAGGTACTCCAAAAACTGAGcagaatgtgtagatagcttccAAATACTCCCATCTCCTTACAGTTTTCTcccattattaacatcttgcataagTGTATGTGTTTGATACAGGTGATGAATTCACACCGGTACATATTAATTAAAGCGTATAGTTTCTATTAGGTTTCAGTCTTTGTGTTGTACAGTTCTATTGGTATTGAAAAAGGTATAATGTCATGTATCTACCATTACAgttacagaatagtttcactgccttaaaaatcctgtGTTCAATCTATTTatgcctccttctccctgccttccaACCATTGATTTTCTTGCTGATTTTCATAGAAACCACTGATTTTCTTGCTGTCTAGGTAGTTTTAACTTTTCCATtatgtcatacagttggaatccTACCATGTGTAGCCTCTTAatatgtcttctttcacttagcaatattcATTTCAGGTTACTCCctgtctttttatggcttaacagctcatttcttttatcattgaataatattccattgtatggatttacCATAATTTATCCATCACTCACTGAATGACATTTGGTTTGCTTTGAGTCTTTACAATTGTGAATGAAGCGGCTATAAACACACGTGCTGGTTTCTGTGTGGACCttagttttcaactcattttggtaaataccaaggagaCTGATTGCTGGGTCCTAGGATAAGGACCATGTTGAGATTTGTAAGGaattgccaaaatgttttccagactGGTGGCTATCCTGtttctgcattcccaccagcaattaaTGAGCATTCCTGTTGTTCATTCCATATCCCTCCTAGCATTTGCTGTTGTCAGGGATTTGAATTTTTGACCTACAGATTTTAAACTTGCCTCTGGAAGAATTCTGAAGGATAGGGTAGTATTTTAAACATTCAGCAGTATCTGCAGGGCCATTAAAGTTCAGTCTTGGGGAGCAGTATATATGAATTATGTCAAATTATGTAAATAAGGACTATAAATAGATGCTTTGGCGGTCTCAATATTTCACGTTTGGGAAGCAGTGCTAAAGTCTTTCCGTTAATCTCttaatgtaaatgtttataaCTAGGCCAGTACACCTTCTTGCACTACCATCCCCAAATCAATGGAAGATTCTGGAATTCTAATTATTGtggataattttaaataaaaatatttcaacaaagaGACCCTGTTCTGCTCAGGATCCTTAGAACTCAGTATCATACATACTTAAGCATCCCTTGAATTAGTATAATCTATGCTTCATGAAAGTGTCgaatatttgtatttatcaaCTTCGTCTCAGGATAcaaccctcaaaataaattatgttcaGTCACTGAGTTTTAACTTCTTCATATATGCCCTTAACAGGATTATTTGCTTTAGACTGCTTttcacaaaatgtaaaatgtttattagaCACTGTACTCTCAGGCCTACAGCAGTATTGTTCAATAGACTTTGCTGTGATGATGAAATGTTCCAtatctacaagccaaagagagaagTCTAGAACAGGtccttctctctcagccttcaGAAGGAACTAATCCTGtggacatcttgatcttggacttaaaAGTATGAGATTATACATTTCTTTGGTTTACGCCACCCAGTCTGTACTACGTAACAAAGTACCATGTAgaccctagaaaactaatacgtCTGTAATTTTCTGTAATTACGTCTGTAATTTTCCCACTAACCTCCCTTGGACTGCATAAATCATACCTGCAGTGGGATTGATCATCTACCCATTACTTGCCTCTGTCTACATCGTTTTCTGCCTCCTTAGTACCTCTCACTGCATACCATGACTTAGTGCTTAATTCCACTGCCCCAGTAACCTTTCTGGGAGTAGATTTACTTCCCAGTAGGAATatcaggggttttttttgctcCCCCAAATGCTTCACCATTGAAGTACCTGGCTCTGTACCTATGTTCCTTTGCCTTTTTAGGACTCATTAACCATCAGACTTTTTTTGCTCCTGTAAAAAATCCCCCAATTATTTGAGTACAAACTATGTTAGTTATAATACCTGACTCCCTTTGGGCGGCTCACTCCCTCTGACACAGGCCAAGTCTGGGAGGCCAAACCTCTGCCACTCCCATGCCACTTCTAAGATTTCCATGACATATTTAAAACTAGAAGCCCTCCAATATTTTCGCCTGATTCAAGGCTTTGTTGACACATCTTGTAATAATCCAATCTCTCCAGTAAAGAATCCTAGTGACCAAGGAGACTGGCTAGTTTAATTTAACACTTGTGAGCAACGAAGTAGTTACAGCCAGGTTTCCTTTAGTTCCTAACCCCAATACCATCTGGTCTATATGTGACCCAACACCACTTACTTCACAGTCATTAActtctgttcttcatttttttggttgtttttccaCTACACCCCTTCACCCTGACACAAATATCTTTTGGGCTATCACATggaaaaaatcaacaatacaCACGGACTGCCATGCCTGAGGGGTTTCTTGAGGCCAGTAATTATTTCTCTAGGACTCTAAATGCAAACCTGAGAAATCTAATCTTTCCCTGTAATTCTCTCCTTATCCATCATGCAGATGACTGTCTTCTCTGCTCATCTGATTTTAACAACTTGTTTGTTACAAGCTCTTGCCCACAACAGACATACGGTTTCTAAAAACACAACGTAATTTATTCAGCCCCCTCAAGACCATTA is a genomic window containing:
- the LOC131484987 gene encoding kelch repeat and BTB domain-containing protein 6; the protein is MQSREEAPRSRRLASPRGGKRPKRVHKPTVSAFFTGPEELKDTAHSAALLAQLKSFYDARLLCDVTIEVVTPGSGPGTGRLFPCNRNVLAAACPYFKSMFTGGMYESHQANVTMHDVDAESFEVLVDYCYTGRVSLSEANVERLYAASDMLQLEYVREACASFLARRLDLANCTAIFKFADAFGHRKLRSQAQSFIAHNFKQLSQMGSIREETLADLTLAQLLSILRLDSLNIELEQTVCHVAVQWLEASPKERGPNAAEVFKCVRWTHFTDENKDYLEGLLTNTIVKKYCLDLIEGALQMRYGDKLCKSLVPKPESSGGSSGSGTSGGGGGSGGSGSGNSSGGGGGGSGCGSSSSSSMVPTSENPPQRLGVCAKKMVIFFGHPRDPFLCCDPYTGDIYKVPSPLTCLAHTRTVTTLAVCVSPDHDIYLAAQPRKDLWVYKPAQNSWQQLADRLLCREGMDVAYLNGYIYILGGRDPITGVKLKEVECYSVQRNQWALVAPLPHSFISFDLMVIQNYLYALNSKRMFCYDPSHNMWLKCVSLKRNDFQEACVFNDEIYCICDIPVMKVYNPVRGEWRQINNIPLVSETNNYRIINHGQKLLLITSRTPQWKKNRVTVYEYDTRGDQWINIGTTLGLFQFDSNFFCLSARVYPSCLEPGHSFLTEEEDVPSESSTEWDLGGFSELDSESGSSSSLSDDDLWVQVAPQ